The segment TTCGCTTCTGGATGGACTTAGCCTGGAAGACCAGCAGCGCTGGGATGCGGAGGATATGTTCTTTGGCGGTGTTCACGCCGCCAAAGTCAGTGGTGATGGCACAAAATTCAATGCGGTGGGGGATGCCCGACGTAATGGCCATCAAGTTGTGATTACCGATCTGTAATCCGGCTTGAACCAGCTTAACGCGGAATTTCGTCCGCAGGGCGGACGTCAAGCAACGGAGCCGCATCTATATTTTCCGCATTCATCATGGTGGCAACCCGCTGCATGGATGACAGAAGCTGCGTCTTTTCCCAATCTGGCAGGGCATCGAACTGCGATATGAATTCTTCGTGCAGCATGGTGGGGGCTGCTTTCAGAACATTCTGACCTGCCTCTGTCAGAACCGTATTGACCACACGCTTGTCCGTGGTGCTGCGGCGGCGTTCTGCCAGCCCGCGCTGTTCAAGGCGGTTCAGGATTGTGGTAACCGTTGCCTGGCTAAGTGACACATGATTGGAAATGCGACGCACCGTGACGTTCTGCAATTCGTCAATCGCCCGCAGGACCATCACCTGCGGGATGGTCAGGCCACAGGCTTTCATCATTCGTTTGGAATGAAGATCGGTTGCGCGGATGATCTGGCGCAATGCGACCAGAATGTCCTGCCAGTAGGCCTGTGTCATTATGGTTTCCTCGGGCGATGGCTCTTACGCCACTCGGTAAAGGGGATT is part of the Thalassospira lucentensis genome and harbors:
- a CDS encoding MarR family winged helix-turn-helix transcriptional regulator, which encodes MTQAYWQDILVALRQIIRATDLHSKRMMKACGLTIPQVMVLRAIDELQNVTVRRISNHVSLSQATVTTILNRLEQRGLAERRRSTTDKRVVNTVLTEAGQNVLKAAPTMLHEEFISQFDALPDWEKTQLLSSMQRVATMMNAENIDAAPLLDVRPADEIPR